The Acidicapsa ligni DNA window TCCGGAAAAAGATAGGTGACAACGGAAGATTTGGTTTTGCCCGCCTGTGGCTGGAGATCGCCGAAGGGATTCCTGGACTGACCGGCTGCGGACAAGGTGGAGGACAGGGCTGAGAACAAGGCTGCGCAGACGGTCAGAAGAGCGACAAGGGGAATCCGCGCCATCTACTTCCCTTCTCCGAGAGCTTTCAGGATGTTGTTTTCGAGATCAGCCTTTGAGGTGAGGCCCATTGAGGCAGAGGTGATGGTTCCGGTGCGATCGATGAAGAACGAGGTGGGAAATACTTCCACATCGCCGTAGGCTTTGCTGATGCTGTCGCCGTCGATCAGGACGGGATAGCTGATGTGGAGCTGCTCGGCGCCGTGAACGATTCCGGCTTTGTCTTTGGCGAGGATCTTGGGGTCGTCCTTATCCAGATCGTCGAAAGAAACGGCGAGGATTTCAAAGCCCTTGGGGGCGTACTGCTTTTCCAGCTCGATGAGCCAGGGAGTCTCTATCTGGCATGGCCCGCACCAGGTGGCCCAGAAGTTGAGTTGGACGGCTTTACCTTTGTAGTCGGATAGAGAAACCTTCTGTCCTTTAATATTGGTAAGAGTGAAGCCGGGGGCTTTTTTGCCGACCAGCGGCGAGGAGAAGTGCGCTGGATCGTCGGAGGTAGCGGGGACGAGTTTGGCCTCAGCCTGCTGGGCGGCGATGTGTGCGGCGGCCTGCTTGCGGTTTTGCCAGTTGGCCCAGCCAGCCAGCCCGAGCACTACGAGGACTACAACTACGATTCCGACTACGAGAACATTGCGCTTCACGATAAATCACCCCTGCTTATTGTAAGACCGTCAGGCATTGGATGTGCCGACGGGCGTCACGGTTACAGTTCCTGAGTCTGAAACTGGTACCATCGGTATCGCATGGGAAGTAAAGATATACAGAAATCGGGCATATCGCCTGCGGAGCTTGTTCGGACGGAGGCTGCGGCGCTTACGGCGCTTGCTGAGCGGCTGGATAGCATAATGGCGGCGGATTTTGAGCGGGCTGTTGAGCTGGTGCTGCGCTGTGGCGAGGGGCGCGGGCGCGTGGTGGTGACGGGCATGGGCAAGAGTGGAATTATTGCCCAGAAGATTGCGGCTACGCTCAGTTCTACGGGTACGCCGGCGCTGT harbors:
- a CDS encoding TlpA family protein disulfide reductase, with protein sequence MKRNVLVVGIVVVVLVVLGLAGWANWQNRKQAAAHIAAQQAEAKLVPATSDDPAHFSSPLVGKKAPGFTLTNIKGQKVSLSDYKGKAVQLNFWATWCGPCQIETPWLIELEKQYAPKGFEILAVSFDDLDKDDPKILAKDKAGIVHGAEQLHISYPVLIDGDSISKAYGDVEVFPTSFFIDRTGTITSASMGLTSKADLENNILKALGEGK